ttctggaagaaattgtgtaattgctgagaaatcaacaaataagcacaggattcgggtcaagcgtcgTGCCCGAcactcaaagcaataattatacactgccccacgtgcgcttatctgtgttggtgatcttcagcgtgaacatttttcagcgtagatttcaagatttcacaaagttcggtttatgtaactgtaccagatctagatcctcgatgatatactgacaattaagccttgttttacagactttctcatgaaatcagtgtttactgcaactactggaatttctctttaactaAAGCTGTGGTCTAAATCTGTGCTGATATCATGGGAAACTAAccatgtcaaatttttttgacagtataatattttatattttaactgAATAACTGCATCTCTCTTTTGTTCCTcagctgtaaaaaaaaattattgttgttGCACTGCCAAACAATTGAAGCTGATTTAAactatatataattattttattaaatttactggattttttttgtattttggagAAATTGGAAAGATTAGTTCCCATCTTTTCCctcaatgttttaaaaatgattgCTTTCATATCTCAGTCTATTTTTTTCCCTGCAATTAATATGTGGCCAAGCCTGCTAATCTCTTTTCGGAGTAGAGCATTGAAAATGTGCACAATAATCATTAAAGCACCAAGTGATGATTACACTGGAGCtcttggcccagtggattagtctccggactctgaaacagagggtcgtggattCAAATCCCACCCATGGCGTAATTtacttcagcaaggaattcctccacagtgtgctgcacttgacccaggtgaggtaaatgggtaccggcaggaagtacatgtaattcCTCAAATAGCTGCATGCaccgaataggtagcctagcttagccggggtaataatagcaggtcccgctgggagaacagttttcggaactgaaatggctaccctgggtgaatatactgttataattattattattattattgtattaaatTGAAAGTGAACTCTGTTTTCCTTTGCTATTAGGTTTGGTGTACCCAGCAGTGGTTGAGTTTGCTCCATACCAGAAGATTCCTAAAGTGATTGGAAAGAAAGTGGATGCAAGAACCGGGACAATTGAAGAAGGTGAGAAGGGGGCAAAAGAAGAGTGAGAAAGGGATGGAAAAGATGAGGAGAGTGGGGTATACATGTTTACATTTGAATTAGCACAActtcatatagtaaaatacaaaagattaagtggggatatgacatcatcagctgtttcatttcatattcatgaagacatgcatagaactgtttcactgacattgaaaaaaaatattactatgCTGTTCCTAGTCcaattttactgaaattttcagtgttatgtttgtttgattccactctattcacctaattttcagcctggagtacccttttttgttattttcaaaagcATGCCATTTTTCAGTTTGGAGTTGATTTAATTTGTGTGTCTGTAGCATCGGCATTATCTTATGTTGTTTGTTTTTCCCTCTGTGTAGACGCTGACTACAAGAAGTTCTTGGAGACACTCAACGCAGAGATTGAGCATCTTCCTAGCGCAGAAACCATGTTGGAGGAAATTGAGACAAAATCCAAAGAAACTGGTAATTtcaagttattattatttttatttttattttggagCATTCCataaaagttgtcagcactgactaaattttCAGCTGTGACTTTTTCAGTGAAATCATTGTTTTCTATTGGTTTATAATATATGTaaacttttgatttttaaaaggataTCATTATAAATCTCTATGGGTTTTAAGGAGACTGATGTAGAGGACCTCTCAACGTTGAGTTATTATTAATGTCATGAAAGTTCaaatgattttaatttgaatGTATGCATACATAGCTGCAGGCGTATTTTCACTTTGTGTtctctcctctttttcttccctCTTCTTATCTCTACTTTGCAGGGAAAGTAATGACACCACTGATTGAATTTTTAAAGGTGAAGAGGTTGGAGAGAATTGTAAGTGCATTGACCCTaagcaaatattttataatggtacatttgaatgtattttttctcCTACCTGTCTATCCACTTTTCTTAGTCCTTTTCCAGGACCTAACACATatggtgatttcaagtccgctGTTAGCATTGGTGTTGGTGTCGgtgttggaatttggattgcttccccttgctccaaaacctattctgtgtttgtaaaactgatccagatcacatcattgacatctcacaaactagtgagtgacttttcaggaccatcttcatcGGTGTTATACTCGTgaaaaaattgacctaacaccaacaccaataggtcaacactgaacttgaagtCACCCTTAGTGTACCATAAACCCCTTCTGCAATTATTCATACCGCCATTCAAATATCATCACATTTGAGTGTGTTGTGATAGAAGAGCATTAGATAATTTCCATACcaaagttattattatttgtttggcatcaCATGTGCCTGGGaagcgaaaagcgaactgaatcactatgacccgcaggtctctcctccaaTAAATCTTAAAGCATCTGTTAATCCATATACACTTTCCTGCAATACAACCTATTTCAAGCTCTATTGTAGGGTTATGTATAGACATAATCTTAGTATAATCTTGTCAAAGATCAGAGTCTGGAATTCCACTACAGGCTAGTGGCTTTTCATTACCAACCCTCACCTTACATCATAGACAAATATGAAAAGAtgcataggcccgtattctgaagtcaggtttaacttagaccatggtctaaccctgtgctaaaattatggaaagccagaaattaaaaaattatgtttatatttatatttcttatgttaactattttgtttccttttgctttcatattgaaaaaaaaaaatacttcaaaattcttcaattatcattcccagacgtttatgaacaatttgagtatcaaatgagttaataaattggatgtgaacTGTTAAGGATTTGTGTcccaattggctgtccatacttaaaccgcaactttaaaccagggtttgatttaaacctgagttcagaatacgggccatagtgtcTTGCTAAAAGACGCAACATAGACTTTGACAAGTTACCTTAAGATGTAAGATAGTAACTAAATGAGTGGTATTTAGGTTCAATATGTTTTCAGGTTAACCTTTTAATTTAATCACTTTACAGTACATCGATTGGTCTTTAGTTTTACTATTATGCTTTTCTTTATTGTCAACAGAAAGCCAGAGAAGAAGCGAGAGAGGAGAGACGTCGCAAAGAGAAGGAGAGACGTCTCAAGCTCGAGGAGGAGAAAAGACGAAAGAAAGAGGAGGAACGACGCAAGaaggaaagggagaaggaaagagagaaaagggataaagataaagaaaaaagtggaaaggagaaggaagagaaagaCAAAGGAAAAGGGAAACCAGAAACAAAGATAACAGTAAGCGTGACAATATTAGTTACACCCGGTTTGTTCACGTAATACGGCAAATATCTACGTTCTGGTTCCATATTCCATGAGGCCAGAGATAGATATTTCCTGTATTTCGTAAGAACAAGCAGGGTGCAACAATTTCATCTCTTTAAGTGCATCCTTATATTATTGCAGAATAGGGGAAATCAATAGAATaactaaaaaattgcaaatccCTGCATTTTGAGAGTGATTTTTGAAAGGAAGTCATTTGTGATATCACAATGatgacagtaaaaaaaaatgtgcgttTTGCCATTGAAATTGATGCGTAAATAGTGCACAGCGCTATGCTTGAATACGCACGTAATACAGGCTCATATTACATGGTTGAAATCAGCACTGGGCTTGCGCATAACAATGGAAACAACATTAAAACAATAACAGCTAAACGGCCAAACAGGTAATACAGGCTCATATTACCTGGTTGATCTTTGTGACTCAGTAAAATAGGTACATACGTGTGTGTCACACAAATAAATCAACCAATCATGAGAAATATGGCCCACTAAGAGATAAGGATCAGTATTCCCTGTCATATCATTCATCAATCTGGTAACTTTTAATTTCATCTTTTACAGCATTGCAGTCATATACACACCTTCAAAAACTGTACAACTACTGCAATGCAATGGTAAAAGACAAGTAGCTAATATGACATTTCATTTCCTGTAACATCGTTACGTTTAAGCCTTGCATGTGACTAATTCTGCTACCTGCAGGTCACCCTCATTGACAGTATCATGCACGCAAGTCTGATTTGCAACTCACAGGGCCGTAAGCATTACTAATAGCTGTCTACACTGAAATCAATACAATGTCATGATTATTATCCCAGTATATCTTCCGCTTGGtagttaaaaaaacaacaattgGTAACTAATTTGCTTGATATGTCATTTGTTTCAGTTTAACGTAAATACAGAATTTATAATATTATTAGTTAGTCACCTTTTTATTGATTGTGTTACATGAACACTACTTCAAAATGTTTGACATTTGTACACAGGGGATGGTATATCAGTATATTGTGGTTCCTATAGATGGCAATGATAGGATACACTCAAAATCTGCAATATCATGCAGTCATAATGCATATGAACAACTTAATAGCTATTCagtagttgttgtttttttacttgCAGCTGTTGAAGAAGCCACCTACTGAAAACAAAGATGAACTCACCAACAAGGACTCACAGTCTGAGAAAGACAGAGATAAGAAGAGAGAAGCAGAGAAAGgaagagacagagaaagagagaaggaaagggaaagaaacaaggagagagagaagaacAGAGAGAGGGAACGAGAGAAGGAGAGGAccagggaaagagagaagaatcgCGATGCTGGGAAGGACAAGAGAAGAGATACGCCGTCAGGTAGAAATCAAGATAGCCGTAGCTCAAGGTAAGTTCTTACTTTTAATATGTAGCTTTGTTTCTTAATGTCTTTGGAGATGATAGTAGGAAAATCATGAAAAGTCATGGAGGTATGCTGGGATGTTACCATTTCAACCAATATACAAAAATGCAttgagagatagagaaaaaaattaaacaaaccagggggccgtttcataaatctgtttgtaagataagagcgactttaagaacgactggtgaacctttcttgcgCGCTAAACCATCACCAATAAATATACAACTTACCGCAAGAAAGGATctccagtcgctcttaacttatgaacagctttatgaaacacccaggtgggtgtttcataaagctgttcgtaagatacgaatgactttacgcaggactggtgatcctttcttctgCTAAATGATATCCCTGTATAATTGAtctatgacctaagaacatgttccagtcgtgcgtaactttacgaacagctttatgaagcacccacctgtttcacaaagctgttcgtaagttaagagcgactttaagaatgatttgtgatcctttcttgttgtaaatgatacattcattggcgatggttatgtgcataagaaaggttcaccagtcgttcttaaattcgctcttaacttacgaacggcTTTACGAAACGGCCCCAGTCTACgggttttgtaaatgaaaatgaatcacTGAAATTGGTAAAGTGATTAGACCGTAATCTGTAAGAGGCTGAGCCAGCTTAGGCATATATGAGGGTTTTGATCAATCGTAAATGAATGTTAAAACATAATTACCGGTAGACATTCTGCAATCAGTGAAAATAGCGGTTTGTAAAGACATGCTCTGTCAATCTCTATTTATTCTTATGGCATAAATggtaaaaggaaaaatgaagcaatgaaataaaaattttgatgttgccaatttgaggaacaATGGCTGATCAAATATGATGTTATACTTGAGTTAGTATAGTTTGTCTTCACCTTCACCTTCACAATCGTCTTGCTTCTTTTACTTTATACACATTATATGCACACACATTGTCGCCATTACTTCCACCCTGAAAAGCCGATGATGTAGCTTTTTGGGTGCAACATATTCAAGATTCAAAACTACAGTAGTTGCACCTAATATAAGAGTTTATTCATATAACAGCtttggaccttttgtttttgtCATCTCCAGGTCAAATGACTCTTACAATGACCGAGTTAGGGATCAAGATGTCAAAGGAGGAAGAGACAGCGGACGGAGAGATGATCGGAGAGATGAACGTAGAGATGGTGGAAGAAGGGATGATCCGAGGGATGGAGGACGTAGGGATAGAAACAGAGGTTCACAAAGAGATGATTTGAAATCTCAAGATAGGACGAGAAGAGATGATGGGTGAGCTAAAGGACTAGATTTTATTAAATTTGATGAATAATGAATTGtgcaaattgacattttaactaTTGATTTTTCAGGAAACATTCTGAACTCTATTTCTTAGCTCTTCATTCAAAATAATCTTCTATTTTGTGGTAATTGTACTTCACTTTTTCATGGGAAATGTTTTCCTTTCCATTTTGTAGCAAAGTTCATTCTACTACCATCtcataaacttaaaaaaaaaaacatggtagaaatttgatgacaatCAAACCACTTTGAAAGATTATCCCTCTATCACCTCTTCTGATTGATCATTCATCGTGCAGGTACAGGGATGATAAGAAGGGAGACGGTGGGAGACTACGACGAGACTCCGATCAGGGGAGAGACAGAACGCAAGACGGATGGAAAGGGAAGGACAGAACAGATGacaggagaagagaagagagggtAGGAGAGAGGAGGGATAGCGGTAGACTAGGGAGCAAGGAGCAGGAAAGGAGGACGGAGAGACATGATGATAGGGGCGGAAAGAGGGATGGAAGGGGTGGAGTTGCTGgcggtggtggaggtggtggtagGAAAGAGCGGGGTCCAGCATTGGATTCTAAGAAGGAGGagtcaacatcatcatcggcATCAAGCCCCTCACCATCACTGGCTCATGACAAGGATggaaagaaggaggagaaaggaaagaatgaaacgggggagaagaaggaggaaaagaaacCACAGAGGATCAGGAACAAGGtactttgattttcattttcattttattttaaagaattgacctaaaaaaaaattctgggcaacatttttcattgattttttttaaacgtagATCTTGAATTCAGATTAGATTTGCAAATTAGCTCACATGAGACACATCACGATTCAGATGTAATATTTTGTTAAGCTTGTAAGAGATTAATCCAGGCATTGTATTATATATAAATACTACACTGGACTGAAAATCACTCTTAAGTCTTTACTATATATGCATTTGCTGCTAAATCCATTGGCCtctgaaggaaagaaaattttcatgaaaataaggGGATTGCAATGAAAATTCTTAAATTCAAGATGATAAAATTGGAATGTAGTTGAtctctttattttataaaatttaaGTAACAAATTGTCACTGGGgaaaaatgatattgaaatgaTAGAGTGCCTGCTAAGACCATGATTCTGAATGAAAAATGCCAGATATGACCACCATACCAAACCCATTTttgtaatgcatgagtgatgtttatgatgattttaTGCTGGATATTCTTCCAAATTAAAGCTATCCCtgctatttttatttcttgaaacaggATCGACCTGCGATCGCACTCTACCAgccaggtcaaaggtcactggTCCGAAAGAAGAGCGAGGATGACATGAAGGATTCCGACTCCTCAAGGGCCAGCGATACTAAGGAGAAATCAGAGGTCCCCCGGAGTGGGAGCAGCTCGTCTCTGAAGAGCGACAAGTCTGATGGTGGGAAGGACATTGGAGGAACGAAGGATGGAGCTGTGGGGAGCAGAGGAGTAGGAAGCAGGGATAGAGATAGAGATAGGGATCGAGATAGGGGTGGGGGAAGGCGGGACCAGGGCAAGGAGAGTAGTAGGGGTGCAGATAGAGACCGTTATGGTGGTAGGGATAGGGGTAAAGAGGGGAGCTGGAAAGGGGCTGGGGGAGAAGGGAggggtggtggtagtggtagtggaggaggaagaaaagaaggTTCATCATCAGGAAAGAGCTATAGGGATGATAGACCCAGAGATAGAGGGAAATCAGATCCTCCAGCGAGTAAAAACCAGGATAGAAAGGAATGATCAAGCtgccatgtaaaaaaaaactgaatatagaatatttaattcttcagtgtgtatatatatttgtcGAGCTTTCTAAACTTGGAACTCTTCAAATCTTTTGTTTTGACACTCCTTCCTGATATATGAATTGATCCACAcaaagagagggaagaaaaacaaaaatgaagaagaaaaagagatcATGGTTTGTCCTGCAGCTTTGTAAAACCACTCCTCTTTGCAGAGATGCCAGTCTTCAGGCTCTGACAA
This region of Lytechinus pictus isolate F3 Inbred chromosome 16, Lp3.0, whole genome shotgun sequence genomic DNA includes:
- the LOC129279472 gene encoding regulator of nonsense transcripts 3B-like; its protein translation is MVLGKTPPDMPYVVIRCLPPALTEEEFRDIVNPFPDNEYFYYVKADRSLGEHAYSRAYINFQKEEDIIPFRDTWDGHEFVNGQGLVYPAVVEFAPYQKIPKVIGKKVDARTGTIEEDADYKKFLETLNAEIEHLPSAETMLEEIETKSKETGKVMTPLIEFLKVKRLERIKAREEAREERRRKEKERRLKLEEEKRRKKEEERRKKEREKEREKRDKDKEKSGKEKEEKDKGKGKPETKITLLKKPPTENKDELTNKDSQSEKDRDKKREAEKGRDREREKERERNKEREKNREREREKERTREREKNRDAGKDKRRDTPSGRNQDSRSSRSNDSYNDRVRDQDVKGGRDSGRRDDRRDERRDGGRRDDPRDGGRRDRNRGSQRDDLKSQDRTRRDDGYRDDKKGDGGRLRRDSDQGRDRTQDGWKGKDRTDDRRREERVGERRDSGRLGSKEQERRTERHDDRGGKRDGRGGVAGGGGGGGRKERGPALDSKKEESTSSSASSPSPSLAHDKDGKKEEKGKNETGEKKEEKKPQRIRNKDRPAIALYQPGQRSLVRKKSEDDMKDSDSSRASDTKEKSEVPRSGSSSSLKSDKSDGGKDIGGTKDGAVGSRGVGSRDRDRDRDRDRGGGRRDQGKESSRGADRDRYGGRDRGKEGSWKGAGGEGRGGGSGSGGGRKEGSSSGKSYRDDRPRDRGKSDPPASKNQDRKE